A genomic window from Planococcus rifietoensis includes:
- a CDS encoding GNAT family N-acetyltransferase produces the protein MEWKWYQEIGEYMEKARPLLEKREDLYSLFLGVLGQIEQGRYETFYLGLAEDAQGIAALALMTPPHPLQLIALREDANVETLAANAFRQAEIEIPGVIGDKRTAERFAEAWGEFAEIAMDQGLYRIDAVRKKLAKSPGSWRVANRLDAPLLVDWYQLFGEDTGIGNPSQEEAEEKIADFISRKEVFLWEDEGRVVSCMKKARPSKHGITVSFVFTPRELRKKGYARTLVAEVTEELLNEYDFAMLYTDLANGTSNKIYQEIGYEQIANPMHLKFGQL, from the coding sequence ATGGAATGGAAATGGTACCAGGAGATTGGCGAATATATGGAAAAAGCAAGGCCGCTGCTTGAAAAAAGGGAAGACCTATACAGTTTATTTCTGGGTGTGCTTGGCCAAATTGAACAAGGGCGTTATGAAACTTTCTATTTAGGGCTTGCGGAAGACGCACAAGGAATTGCTGCATTGGCTTTGATGACGCCTCCACATCCTTTGCAATTGATTGCCTTGCGGGAAGACGCGAATGTTGAAACGCTGGCGGCGAATGCATTCCGTCAGGCGGAAATCGAAATTCCCGGCGTCATTGGGGATAAAAGGACCGCTGAAAGATTTGCGGAAGCGTGGGGAGAATTTGCGGAAATTGCGATGGACCAAGGCTTGTACAGAATTGACGCGGTACGGAAGAAACTGGCGAAAAGCCCAGGCAGCTGGCGTGTGGCGAACCGGCTTGATGCCCCGTTGCTCGTCGATTGGTATCAATTATTCGGTGAAGATACCGGCATCGGCAATCCATCGCAAGAGGAAGCCGAAGAAAAAATTGCCGATTTCATTTCACGTAAAGAAGTGTTTCTCTGGGAAGACGAGGGGCGTGTGGTGTCCTGCATGAAAAAAGCGCGTCCGTCCAAGCATGGCATCACCGTGTCATTTGTTTTTACGCCGAGAGAGCTTCGGAAAAAAGGCTATGCACGTACGCTTGTCGCGGAAGTTACGGAAGAGCTGCTCAATGAATATGATTTTGCGATGCTTTATACCGACTTGGCGAATGGCACCTCCAATAAGATTTACCAGGAAATCGGCTATGAACAAATCGCCAATCCAATGCACTTGAAATTTGGGCAACTGTAA
- a CDS encoding ABC transporter ATP-binding protein, protein MIRFDKVTKRFPDGTEALKDVTLDLPARQLTAIIGPSGCGKTTLMKMVNKLENPTAGAIYIDDEPITGMDEVKLRRSIGYVIQRIGLFPHMTIADNVSLVPKLLNWPADKTDDRSKELLQLVGLDPAVFMDRYPLELSGGQQQRVGVVRALAGDPNIVLMDEPFSALDPISREQLQDELRHLQQEIHKTIIFVTHDMDEALKIADTIVVMKDGQVEQIGTPQQLIDEPANEFVRNFIGTERINQKRSFGDRRLKEFAFLFDTDWAGEAEEVEAKLSVSDAHQLLEQSGKPRLAIIDEGTLVGFAGERELLRAALHVEKEATV, encoded by the coding sequence ATGATCCGCTTTGACAAGGTCACAAAACGATTTCCGGACGGTACGGAAGCGTTGAAAGACGTTACGCTCGATTTGCCCGCACGCCAGCTGACTGCCATCATCGGCCCCAGTGGATGCGGAAAAACGACCTTGATGAAAATGGTGAACAAGCTCGAAAATCCGACAGCAGGCGCCATATACATAGACGATGAGCCGATCACCGGCATGGATGAGGTGAAGTTAAGGCGGTCGATCGGCTATGTCATTCAGCGCATCGGCCTGTTTCCCCATATGACCATCGCTGACAATGTCTCGCTTGTCCCGAAGCTATTGAACTGGCCGGCTGATAAAACCGACGACCGCTCGAAAGAATTGCTGCAATTAGTCGGATTGGACCCTGCTGTTTTCATGGATCGCTATCCTCTGGAATTGAGTGGCGGGCAGCAGCAACGTGTCGGCGTCGTCCGTGCACTAGCGGGTGATCCGAATATCGTGCTGATGGATGAGCCTTTTTCGGCGCTCGACCCGATCAGCCGCGAACAATTGCAGGATGAGCTGCGCCATTTGCAGCAGGAAATCCATAAAACGATCATTTTCGTCACCCATGATATGGACGAGGCCTTGAAAATCGCCGATACGATCGTCGTGATGAAAGATGGGCAAGTCGAACAGATCGGGACGCCGCAGCAATTGATCGATGAACCCGCCAATGAATTTGTGCGCAACTTTATCGGCACTGAACGCATCAACCAGAAACGTTCATTTGGAGACCGGCGTTTGAAGGAATTCGCGTTTCTTTTCGATACGGACTGGGCAGGAGAAGCGGAAGAGGTGGAAGCCAAATTGTCGGTCAGCGATGCGCATCAGCTATTGGAGCAAAGCGGCAAACCGCGCTTGGCTATAATCGATGAAGGAACATTAGTCGGCTTTGCCGGAGAGCGGGAATTGCTTAGAGCTGCCCTTCATGTTGAGAAGGAGGCGACCGTATGA